In Bradysia coprophila strain Holo2 unplaced genomic scaffold, BU_Bcop_v1 contig_97, whole genome shotgun sequence, a single window of DNA contains:
- the LOC119085581 gene encoding dual specificity protein kinase CLK2-like has product MRDAFLWHGHYCITFDILGSDVYHFLELNEFVPFPMDQVRHMAYQLCHAVNFLHQQGIIHTDLKTDNILFVDSSYTKEYHPEKKMNIRSVNRTDIRLIDLGCAEDDELPQSYTISNRCYRAPEVVLKNNWSHPVDVWSIGCILYELHTGNLLFNTDDDDLEHLAIMERILGEFPVAGEHKYFPNGKLNFDWTQRPLEVHCHQPLRTSIKSEIDDDLIDLMEKMLAYEPAKRITLKEALTHPFFDKLPASQRLTV; this is encoded by the coding sequence ATGCGAGATGCATTTTTATGGCACGGACACTACTGCATTACATTCGACATACTTGGATCCGATGTCTACCATTTCCTCGAACTCAACGAATTCGTACCGTTCCCGATGGATCAAGTGCGGCACATGGCCTACCAGCTGTGCCATGCAGTGAACTTTTTACATCAACAAGGGATCATACACACCGACCTGAAGACGGACAATATTCTGTTTGTGGATTCGAGCTACACGAAGGAGTATCATCcggagaagaaaatgaatattcgGTCGGTTAACCGAACGGACATTCGTTTGATCGATTTGGGCTGTGCTGAAGATGACGAATTACCTCAGTCATACACCATCAGTAATCGGTGTTATCGTGCACCTGAAGTCgtgctgaaaaataattggagCCATCCAGTCGATGTGTGGTCGATCGGTTGCATTCTTTACGAATTACACACCGGAAACCTGCTATTCAATACAGACGATGACGATTTGGAACATTTGGCGATAATGGAAAGAATTCTGGGTGAATTTCCTGTAGCCGGCGAGCATAAGTACTTTCCGAATGGTAAGTTAAACTTCGATTGGACTCAGCGACCGTTAGAGGTACATTGTCATCAACCGTTGCGGACTTCAATAAAGTCGGAAATCGATGACGACTTAATTGACTTGATGGAGAAAATGTTGGCTTACGAACCGGCGAAGAGAATTACATTGAAGGAGGCATTGACGCATCCATTCTTTGACAAATTGCCAGCGTCTCAACGACTAACggtttaa